In Leptospira kirschneri serovar Cynopteri str. 3522 CT, one DNA window encodes the following:
- a CDS encoding glycosyltransferase family 2 protein, producing MNDVPISVVIPTYNREIKILNAISSVLKQTFSPKEIIVVDDGSTDTTVFKIQETFSDKVQILSLEHKGVSHARNWGVENANEEWIAFLDSDDEWLSEKLEKQWKHIKEHPETEILQSQEIWIRNGKRVNPPVRLLKKDGDIFEQSLEFCSVTPSSVLLKKELYQNQGGMDEKLPACEDYDLWLRITSQIPVALLDEFLLVRYGGHKDQLSFLYPAMDRFRIYSILKLLSSNLLNQAQRRLSEQKLFIKWEVLRQGSIKRNNWKKELDFLLDSVLKEGLDSYFGIQMQEFLLENQNWI from the coding sequence ATGAATGATGTTCCTATTTCTGTCGTGATTCCTACTTACAATCGGGAAATTAAGATACTCAATGCAATTTCTTCGGTTCTGAAACAAACTTTCTCGCCAAAAGAAATCATTGTAGTAGACGACGGATCCACTGACACTACGGTTTTTAAAATTCAGGAAACGTTTTCGGATAAGGTTCAAATTCTATCTTTAGAGCATAAGGGTGTAAGTCATGCAAGAAATTGGGGAGTGGAAAATGCAAATGAAGAATGGATTGCATTTTTAGATTCGGACGATGAATGGTTGTCTGAAAAATTAGAAAAACAATGGAAACATATTAAAGAACATCCGGAAACTGAGATTCTTCAGTCCCAAGAAATCTGGATTCGAAACGGAAAAAGGGTCAATCCTCCAGTTCGACTTTTAAAAAAGGACGGAGATATCTTTGAACAAAGTCTGGAATTTTGTAGTGTGACTCCATCTTCAGTTCTTTTAAAGAAAGAACTCTATCAAAATCAAGGAGGAATGGATGAAAAACTTCCCGCTTGCGAAGATTATGATCTTTGGTTACGAATAACTTCTCAAATTCCTGTTGCTCTTTTAGATGAATTTCTACTCGTTCGATATGGGGGACATAAGGATCAACTTTCTTTTCTATATCCTGCTATGGATCGTTTTAGAATTTACTCTATTTTAAAATTATTAAGTTCTAATTTACTCAATCAAGCGCAAAGAAGGCTTAGCGAACAAAAACTTTTTATAAAGTGGGAAGTTTTAAGGCAGGGAAGTATCAAAAGAAATAACTGGAAGAAGGAATTGGATTTTCTTTTAGACTCTGTGTTGAAAGAAGGGTTGGATTCTTATTTTGGAATCCAAATGCAGGAGTTTTTACTAGAAAATCAAAATTGGATTTGA
- a CDS encoding adenylate/guanylate cyclase domain-containing protein: MVNPIQELTKKFKKPTMDPLSYEILKSEIIRTKILFIFFASVSVIMSVIFVVFHEWIVKETGGHFPFYAVLGVNLGTAIYELVVNRIFNSFLQKRKGVFSIARFGNVIIEISSVGLLLWFNIGAFASPLIPLYSPAVLTFFIFIILSVLRLEFWLSVFTGFVAGAELLVLAIYYIPQNPIPMPINFFNSLAPFISKSLLFLFSGIAAGLVGIQLKRSLVSAMSAVQEKNKVVGMFGQYVSPDVVDRLLEQKNESFSEFKRVCVMFLDIRNFTRFSEKRPPGEVIDYLNYIFSHLIDIVNVHNGMINKFLGDGFMAVFGAPISDGGNDVKNAVEASLELLKKIEFLNQEGKIPETQIGIGLHTGEAMTGNVGSEARKEYTIIGDVVNLASRVESLNKEFGTKLLVTQAVYDNIKDTVPGRHLSSIHVKGREEPVDVYELGKI; the protein is encoded by the coding sequence ATGGTGAATCCAATCCAAGAATTGACCAAGAAATTTAAAAAACCAACGATGGATCCTCTTTCTTATGAAATCCTAAAAAGCGAGATCATCCGAACGAAAATTCTTTTTATTTTCTTTGCATCGGTGTCCGTTATTATGTCGGTCATATTTGTTGTTTTTCACGAATGGATCGTAAAAGAAACGGGAGGGCACTTTCCTTTTTACGCCGTTTTAGGTGTGAATTTAGGAACCGCGATCTATGAATTAGTCGTAAACCGTATTTTTAATAGTTTTCTTCAAAAAAGGAAGGGAGTTTTTTCCATTGCGAGATTCGGAAACGTAATCATTGAAATTTCTTCCGTAGGTTTGTTGCTTTGGTTCAACATAGGAGCTTTTGCATCTCCTTTGATTCCTCTTTATTCACCCGCGGTTTTGACTTTTTTTATATTCATCATTCTTTCGGTTCTTCGACTTGAATTTTGGTTGAGTGTGTTTACTGGGTTTGTGGCAGGAGCAGAACTTTTAGTATTAGCGATTTATTATATTCCCCAAAATCCGATTCCGATGCCAATCAACTTTTTTAATTCCCTGGCTCCTTTTATTTCTAAATCTCTTTTGTTTTTATTCAGTGGAATTGCAGCGGGTCTTGTAGGTATTCAATTGAAACGTTCTTTGGTTTCTGCGATGTCTGCGGTTCAAGAAAAGAATAAAGTAGTCGGAATGTTTGGACAGTATGTTTCTCCGGATGTGGTAGACAGACTTTTAGAACAAAAGAACGAAAGTTTTTCAGAATTCAAACGAGTATGTGTAATGTTTTTAGATATTCGCAACTTTACTCGATTTTCCGAAAAGAGACCTCCGGGTGAAGTGATCGATTATTTGAACTATATATTTAGCCATTTGATTGATATTGTAAACGTGCACAATGGTATGATCAATAAGTTTCTTGGAGATGGGTTTATGGCTGTGTTTGGAGCTCCCATTTCGGACGGAGGTAACGACGTTAAAAATGCGGTTGAGGCTTCTTTAGAACTTCTTAAAAAAATAGAGTTCTTAAATCAGGAAGGTAAAATTCCAGAGACTCAAATTGGGATTGGACTTCATACCGGAGAGGCAATGACGGGTAACGTAGGTTCTGAAGCTAGAAAGGAATATACAATTATCGGAGACGTGGTTAATCTCGCTTCTAGAGTAGAGTCTTTAAATAAGGAGTTTGGAACAAAACTCTTGGTAACTCAGGCGGTTTACGATAATATTAAAGATACGGTCCCAGGTAGACATCTTTCTTCTATCCATGTAAAAGGAAGAGAAGAGCCTGTAGACGTCTACGAACTGGGTAAGATCTAA
- a CDS encoding YciI family protein — MKQFIIVLRYLVPIETVDQHVTAHREYLSKGYEQKILLASGPQEPRTGGVFIARAKSRNEMEFFCHQDPFYSNGVAEYQILEWNPVKFQKEFEFWL, encoded by the coding sequence ATGAAACAATTTATAATAGTACTACGTTATCTCGTTCCTATCGAAACTGTAGACCAACATGTAACTGCACACAGAGAATATTTATCCAAAGGATACGAGCAAAAAATATTACTCGCATCCGGACCACAAGAACCTAGAACCGGAGGGGTTTTCATTGCGAGAGCAAAGTCCCGCAATGAAATGGAATTTTTCTGTCACCAAGATCCTTTTTATAGCAACGGCGTTGCGGAATATCAAATCTTAGAATGGAACCCGGTTAAATTCCAAAAAGAATTTGAATTTTGGCTTTAG
- a CDS encoding leucine-rich repeat domain-containing protein, translating into MNFQSINIRLNKRLTILLILICFSCKLQAQSKETQTYRNLTEALQNPKDARILNLSGSKLATLSKEIGKLQNLQKLYLNYNQLTTLPNEIGQLQNLQVLDLYSNELTILPKEIGKLQNLQVLNLGFNRLTILPDEVGQLQNLQVLNLDLNKLTILPEKIGQLQNLQVLNLNLNKLTILPEKIGQLQNLQILNSQGNQLTTFPKEIGQLQKLQELNLGFNRLTTLREEVVQLQNLQILDLISNPLTTLPKEIGQLQKLQELNLYGIQLKTLPQGIIQLQNLRGLNLNYTHLTILPKEIGQLSKLQKLYLYGNQLTTLPKEIGQLSKLQKLYLYGNQLTTLPEEIGQLKKLQELYLGNNPLRTLPKEIEQLQKLQTLYLEGNQITTFPKEIGQLQNLQELNLGFNQLTTLPQEIGQLQNLQELNLEFNQLATLPKEVGQLQKLRKLNLYNNPIASEKIERIRKLLPKCIIYFE; encoded by the coding sequence ATGAATTTCCAATCCATAAACATTCGTTTAAATAAAAGACTCACGATTCTTTTGATTCTGATCTGTTTTTCTTGTAAGCTTCAAGCCCAATCTAAAGAAACGCAAACATATCGTAATTTAACCGAGGCTCTCCAAAATCCAAAGGATGCTCGGATTCTGAATTTGAGCGGTAGCAAACTCGCGACTCTTTCGAAAGAAATCGGAAAACTTCAGAATTTACAAAAGTTGTATTTGAATTATAACCAACTTACGACTCTTCCTAATGAAATCGGACAACTACAGAATTTACAAGTGTTGGATTTGTATAGTAACGAACTTACGATTCTTCCAAAAGAAATTGGAAAATTACAGAATTTGCAAGTATTGAATTTAGGATTTAACCGACTTACGATTCTTCCAGACGAAGTCGGACAACTACAGAATTTGCAAGTATTGAATTTGGATCTTAACAAACTCACGATTCTTCCAGAAAAAATTGGACAACTACAGAATTTGCAAGTATTGAATTTGAATCTTAACAAACTCACGATTCTTCCAGAAAAAATTGGACAATTGCAAAATTTACAAATCCTGAATTCACAAGGTAATCAGCTTACTACCTTTCCCAAAGAAATCGGACAATTACAAAAATTACAAGAATTGAATTTAGGATTTAACCGACTTACCACTCTTCGAGAGGAAGTCGTACAATTGCAGAATTTACAAATATTGGATTTGATTTCCAATCCTCTCACGACTCTTCCCAAAGAAATCGGACAACTACAAAAATTACAAGAATTGAATTTATATGGTATCCAACTGAAAACTTTGCCGCAGGGAATCATACAGCTACAAAATTTACGAGGATTGAATTTAAACTATACCCATCTCACGATTCTTCCAAAAGAAATTGGACAACTTAGTAAGTTACAAAAATTGTATTTGTATGGTAACCAACTGACAACTCTTCCAAAAGAAATTGGACAACTTAGTAAGTTACAAAAATTGTATTTGTATGGTAACCAACTGACAACTCTTCCAGAGGAAATAGGACAACTGAAAAAATTACAAGAATTATATTTGGGCAATAACCCGCTCAGAACTCTTCCTAAAGAAATCGAACAACTGCAAAAGTTGCAAACCCTGTATTTAGAAGGCAATCAGATTACTACCTTTCCCAAAGAAATTGGACAACTGCAAAATTTACAAGAATTGAATTTAGGATTCAACCAACTAACAACACTTCCACAAGAGATCGGGCAACTACAAAATTTACAAGAATTGAATTTAGAGTTTAACCAACTTGCGACACTTCCAAAAGAGGTTGGGCAACTGCAAAAGTTACGAAAGTTGAATTTATATAACAATCCAATTGCATCGGAAAAAATAGAAAGAATTCGAAAATTACTTCCCAAATGTATTATTTATTTTGAATGA
- the ilvD gene encoding dihydroxy-acid dehydratase, which yields MGDNLKKRSSMTTDGDNRAPNRAMLRAVGFTDEDFHKPMIGIASTWSEITPCNIHINKLAEKVKEGVREAGGVPQIYGTITVSDGITMGHEGMHYSLPSREVIADSIEIVSNAMRHDGVIAIGGCDKNMPGCLMALCRIDAPSIFVYGGTILPGHCGGQDVDIVSIFEAVGKFNAGKISREEFIRIEQNACPGAGSCGGMYTANTMSSAIEALGMSLPGSASMPAVSSRKSEDCYEAGRALVNLIQKGITPKQILTKKAFENAITVVLVLGGSTNAVLHLIAIAKEIGVDLTLDDFDRISKKTPHLADLKPGGKYAMTDLDKVGGVHGVMKYLLKEGMLHGDCLTVTGKTIAENLKDMSDLVPNQTIVRKKSEALHPSGPLVILKGNLAPDGAVAKISGLKKISITGPAKVFESEDDCFNAIMTDKIKPGDVIIIRYEGPKGGPGMREMLAVTSALVGKGLGEDVGLMTDGRFSGGTHGLVVGHISPEAFDGGPIAIVQNGDRVTIDSSKNLLQVEISQEEIDKRLKNWKPIEPRYKTGVLAKYVKLVQSATNGAITNLL from the coding sequence ATGGGCGATAATCTAAAAAAAAGAAGTTCTATGACTACGGACGGAGACAACCGCGCTCCTAATAGAGCGATGCTTCGCGCGGTCGGTTTTACAGACGAAGACTTTCACAAACCGATGATAGGAATCGCGTCTACTTGGAGTGAAATCACACCTTGCAATATTCATATCAATAAACTCGCAGAAAAAGTTAAAGAAGGAGTTCGGGAAGCGGGGGGAGTTCCTCAAATTTACGGAACAATCACAGTTTCTGATGGAATTACAATGGGTCACGAAGGAATGCACTATTCTCTTCCTTCCAGAGAAGTAATCGCAGATTCAATTGAAATCGTATCTAACGCAATGAGGCATGACGGAGTGATTGCGATCGGAGGTTGTGATAAAAATATGCCAGGGTGTCTTATGGCCCTTTGTAGAATTGACGCACCTTCTATTTTCGTTTATGGAGGAACGATTCTTCCGGGACATTGTGGAGGACAGGATGTAGACATCGTCTCTATCTTCGAGGCCGTAGGTAAATTCAACGCTGGAAAAATTTCTAGAGAAGAATTTATTCGAATCGAACAAAACGCCTGTCCAGGGGCCGGAAGTTGTGGAGGGATGTACACGGCAAACACGATGTCTTCCGCAATCGAAGCGCTTGGAATGAGTCTACCCGGATCCGCTTCTATGCCTGCGGTAAGTTCTAGAAAGTCGGAGGATTGTTACGAGGCGGGAAGAGCCCTTGTCAATCTCATACAAAAAGGAATCACTCCAAAACAGATTCTGACCAAAAAAGCATTTGAGAATGCGATAACCGTAGTACTCGTGTTAGGTGGTTCAACCAATGCGGTTCTTCATTTGATTGCGATTGCCAAAGAAATTGGAGTAGATCTAACTCTGGACGATTTTGATCGAATCAGTAAAAAAACACCTCATTTAGCTGATTTAAAGCCGGGTGGAAAATACGCCATGACTGATCTTGACAAGGTTGGTGGAGTTCACGGTGTGATGAAGTATCTTTTAAAAGAAGGAATGCTTCACGGAGATTGTTTAACGGTCACCGGAAAAACGATTGCAGAAAATCTAAAGGACATGTCCGACTTGGTTCCTAATCAAACCATCGTTCGTAAAAAATCGGAGGCTCTACATCCTTCGGGTCCACTTGTAATTCTAAAAGGAAACTTAGCTCCAGACGGAGCGGTCGCAAAAATTTCCGGTTTGAAAAAAATTTCCATCACTGGTCCCGCAAAAGTTTTCGAGTCTGAAGACGATTGTTTTAACGCGATTATGACTGATAAAATCAAACCAGGAGACGTCATCATCATTCGTTACGAAGGTCCAAAGGGTGGTCCAGGAATGAGGGAAATGCTCGCTGTAACTTCCGCACTTGTCGGTAAAGGATTGGGAGAAGACGTTGGATTGATGACGGACGGAAGATTTAGTGGAGGTACACATGGTCTTGTAGTAGGGCATATATCTCCCGAAGCATTTGACGGAGGACCGATTGCAATCGTTCAAAATGGAGATAGAGTCACTATCGATTCTAGTAAAAATTTACTCCAAGTAGAAATTTCTCAGGAAGAAATCGATAAACGACTGAAAAACTGGAAACCGATAGAACCTAGATATAAAACAGGTGTTCTTGCTAAATACGTAAAACTGGTTCAATCGGCGACTAACGGAGCGATTACGAATCTACTTTGA
- a CDS encoding IS5 family transposase (programmed frameshift), whose amino-acid sequence MDKYYSEIPDGLWKQIAPLIPKEKVNPKGGRNRVPTRLVMAGIIYRMKTGCQWRAIPNEFGSGQTCHRRFQEWERAGVFKKIYKSILKYYDVKNQIAWDWASMDSAMVKAPKGGALTGKNPTDRAKLGVKRHILTDGNGIPLAITLSGANVHDKHAVKDTLNSILIFSGRRKKKPKHLCLDKGYDFKDIEVLIKRRNIQSHIRKKGEKPLIGKYKGKPRRWVVERTNSWHNRFRAILIRWERKSENYLASLYLASSIIAFNFFDR is encoded by the exons ATGGACAAATATTATTCAGAGATACCGGATGGACTTTGGAAACAAATAGCCCCATTGATCCCGAAAGAAAAGGTAAATCCGAAAGGAGGTCGCAATCGAGTACCAACACGATTAGTAATGGCCGGTATCATCTATCGAATGAAAACAGGCTGTCAGTGGCGTGCCATTCCGAATGAGTTTGGATCTGGCCAAACTTGTCACAGAAGATTTCAAGAATGGGAACGAGCAGGAGTATTCAAAAAGATTTATAAATCTATTTTAAAATATTATGATGTAAAGAATCAGATAGCATGGGACTGGGCTTCGATGGATTCGGCAATGGTTAAAGCTCCCAAAGGGGGAGCTT TAACTGGGAAAAACCCTACAGACCGTGCCAAATTGGGGGTTAAACGGCATATTCTTACAGATGGAAATGGAATTCCTTTGGCCATAACATTGAGTGGAGCCAATGTTCATGATAAACACGCTGTAAAAGATACGTTGAATTCAATCCTGATTTTTTCCGGTAGAAGAAAAAAGAAACCAAAACATCTTTGTTTAGATAAAGGATATGATTTCAAAGATATAGAAGTTTTAATCAAAAGAAGAAACATTCAATCTCATATTCGGAAAAAAGGTGAGAAGCCTCTCATTGGTAAATATAAAGGAAAACCTAGACGATGGGTCGTTGAAAGAACTAACAGTTGGCACAATCGATTCAGGGCTATCCTAATTCGTTGGGAAAGAAAATCTGAAAATTATCTTGCATCTCTTTATCTCGCAAGCTCTATCATTGCTTTTAACTTTTTTGATAGGTAG
- a CDS encoding alpha/beta fold hydrolase produces MNREWNQSSVRFMIRRIGITFGIAIVLFVTQSISAAYERTVLTYDVIGRNFYNSIQTTNYRLNVIKYSKSGIIIDPNLKNVLCVHGFGDNSTIYEPLAKELINKGKARNVYILDLPGHGNSTVTQGSASLPKYASDLTLIHYSDALRALLSQMTVTEGKKIHTIVGHSLGGIVIQIAQSQLVSRGWGGNLLSSFGIENTILIASDIPSPLPWYPGDTDMSDPNSAKSLVWNFKVQKVVYFNIHPPEVVYGNFIDSPDDFFIGTKYSVNGVPVSGAPTSSEIPLMNNLEPYPAGANVVGLDPSGETTEPRPRLSIAQNIWNGFNLKVVWLDKDPFFSQSEQQGLAQYLKAGLDVITISDPEAVHGTPYSKPSLLVPLF; encoded by the coding sequence ATGAACAGAGAATGGAACCAATCTTCGGTTCGTTTTATGATTCGAAGAATCGGGATAACATTTGGTATTGCGATTGTTTTATTCGTTACACAGTCGATCAGTGCTGCCTATGAAAGAACGGTTTTGACCTATGACGTTATAGGCCGTAACTTTTATAACAGCATTCAGACCACGAATTATCGACTAAACGTGATTAAATATAGTAAATCAGGGATTATTATAGACCCCAATCTCAAAAACGTATTATGTGTCCACGGATTCGGAGATAACAGTACAATCTACGAACCACTCGCTAAAGAACTGATCAACAAGGGAAAGGCGCGTAACGTTTATATTCTGGATTTACCAGGACATGGAAACAGTACAGTAACTCAAGGTAGCGCATCTCTTCCAAAATACGCAAGCGACTTGACTCTGATACACTACTCTGACGCTCTTCGTGCTCTGTTATCCCAAATGACGGTGACCGAAGGTAAAAAAATCCATACGATCGTTGGTCATAGTTTAGGTGGAATCGTGATTCAAATTGCACAAAGCCAACTCGTCTCTAGAGGTTGGGGAGGAAATCTTTTATCTAGCTTTGGAATCGAAAATACAATTCTTATCGCAAGTGATATTCCTTCTCCTTTACCTTGGTATCCTGGAGATACGGATATGAGCGATCCTAATTCCGCAAAAAGTCTAGTATGGAATTTTAAAGTTCAAAAAGTTGTATATTTTAATATTCATCCCCCTGAAGTAGTTTATGGTAATTTCATAGACAGTCCGGACGACTTTTTTATTGGTACTAAATATTCAGTCAACGGTGTGCCTGTTTCAGGAGCCCCTACTTCAAGTGAAATTCCTTTGATGAATAATTTGGAACCTTATCCCGCAGGAGCAAATGTAGTCGGCTTGGATCCTTCCGGAGAAACCACTGAGCCTAGACCTCGTTTGAGTATTGCACAAAATATTTGGAACGGGTTCAATCTGAAAGTAGTATGGTTGGATAAGGATCCTTTTTTCAGCCAATCGGAACAACAAGGATTAGCACAATATCTAAAAGCTGGTTTAGATGTGATTACAATCTCCGATCCGGAAGCGGTGCATGGAACTCCTTATTCTAAACCTAGTTTATTAGTTCCTTTGTTTTAA